A region from the Paraburkholderia youngii genome encodes:
- a CDS encoding toprim domain-containing protein — protein MAEAWLKAAQRLKLGGKGRAFHGCSGSSNGPTLLISNDRDKWSGWCFRCHETVIEWKPVESFAERVKRMREEQAADEAAAMTAAPPQPANFDIETWPVEARLWLLKASIGRSEISKLGAYHHARTNRVVLPVFDSERLVYWQARSIDGREPKYIGAAIDKRHIVAAYGAGDPVLVEDILSAFRVGASGAAQGVAILGTALTDKVLARLIAQQRPVTVWLDPDGPGREAARGIVKRLSLVGLKHRQIVTRRDPKLLSKGEITSLLTPAF, from the coding sequence GTGGCGGAGGCGTGGCTCAAGGCCGCGCAACGCCTCAAGCTCGGCGGTAAGGGTCGAGCATTCCACGGCTGTTCCGGGTCCAGCAACGGCCCGACGCTGCTGATTAGCAACGACCGCGATAAGTGGTCCGGCTGGTGTTTCCGCTGTCACGAGACAGTGATCGAGTGGAAGCCGGTCGAGTCATTCGCTGAGCGCGTCAAGCGTATGCGAGAGGAGCAGGCGGCTGATGAGGCAGCGGCAATGACCGCAGCCCCGCCCCAGCCTGCGAACTTCGACATCGAGACGTGGCCGGTGGAGGCTCGGCTCTGGCTCCTCAAAGCGTCCATAGGGCGCTCGGAGATCAGCAAGCTAGGTGCGTATCACCACGCCCGTACGAACCGCGTGGTGCTGCCTGTATTCGATTCTGAGCGGCTTGTCTACTGGCAGGCCCGGTCGATTGATGGGAGAGAGCCGAAGTACATCGGCGCAGCCATCGACAAGCGGCACATCGTCGCGGCGTACGGGGCGGGCGACCCCGTGCTCGTCGAGGACATCCTCTCTGCGTTCCGTGTCGGTGCATCCGGCGCGGCGCAGGGAGTGGCGATCCTCGGCACGGCACTCACCGACAAGGTGCTCGCTCGGCTGATCGCACAGCAGCGTCCCGTAACCGTATGGCTGGACCCGGATGGGCCGGGTCGCGAGGCGGCTCGCGGCATCGTCAAGCGCCTGTCCCTCGTCGGACTGAAGCATCGTCAGATCGTCACTCGACGTGATCCCAAGCTCTTATCCAAAGGAGAGATAACATCGCTCTTGACTCCAGCCTTCTGA
- a CDS encoding DnaB-like helicase C-terminal domain-containing protein, with protein MKDRIEDMLADAANDKGFHWRLKVLNECLLPLWEGDFYIVAARVDSGKSTFFASELTHMAAQVDELYPGQDRCIVVFNNEGPGRKLRHRMFNAAIGVSNVELVELSKKGTVYQDYLDAIGGRDNIYIFDIHDYSMGQLEDIIKELDPAIVVYDMLDNVQADVGTATNGGTRTDQLLEWLYQRARVLAVKYNHAAIATSQLNGDADGEIFPKLSMLANSRTGKAGAADVVLMLGRSNNPDLQNTRFISTPKNKRRRDGAPQDPRREVSFKGATARFED; from the coding sequence GTGAAGGATCGCATCGAGGACATGCTGGCTGACGCCGCGAACGACAAGGGCTTCCACTGGCGGCTCAAGGTGCTGAACGAATGCCTGCTGCCGCTGTGGGAAGGCGACTTCTACATCGTGGCGGCTCGTGTGGACAGCGGCAAGTCCACGTTCTTCGCCAGCGAGCTGACGCACATGGCGGCTCAGGTGGACGAGCTGTACCCCGGACAGGACCGCTGCATCGTCGTGTTCAACAACGAAGGGCCGGGTCGCAAGCTGCGGCATCGGATGTTCAACGCAGCCATCGGCGTGAGCAACGTCGAGCTGGTCGAGCTGAGCAAGAAGGGCACGGTGTATCAGGACTACCTCGACGCAATCGGTGGTCGCGACAACATCTACATCTTCGACATCCATGACTACAGCATGGGCCAGCTCGAAGACATCATCAAGGAGCTGGACCCAGCCATCGTCGTGTACGACATGCTCGACAACGTGCAGGCCGACGTTGGCACGGCGACGAACGGCGGTACGCGTACCGACCAGCTCCTCGAATGGCTCTACCAGCGGGCTCGTGTGCTGGCGGTGAAGTACAACCACGCCGCTATCGCAACGTCCCAGCTCAACGGTGATGCAGACGGCGAGATTTTCCCGAAGCTCTCCATGCTGGCGAACAGCCGCACAGGGAAGGCGGGCGCTGCTGATGTGGTGCTGATGCTAGGCCGCAGCAATAACCCCGATCTTCAAAACACCCGATTCATTAGCACGCCGAAGAACAAGCGTCGCCGCGATGGTGCTCCGCAAGACCCGCGCCGCGAAGTGTCGTTCAAGGGCGCAACTGCGAGGTTCGAAGATTGA
- a CDS encoding DNA polymerase: MSNIVRIWDTETSIREEYRRTANPFSEENYMVANAHAAFKLADRKMPVQGTPMSAIYIPDLAGVDASREDRIAHCKQWMATDWFVELLADTKLLVGHNIKFDLLYALASPHCNRQRNRDAWMEWVAKGGLVWDTMLVEYLLQGQAQEAQFIDLGSTAIIYGGNAKLDEIKLLWEQGVDTIDHPRDKLMDYLCGWETDDGGFEYGDIGNTELIFRKQYALAEKRGQLRSIFVNNGALIFTTECELNGIHVNQPLAKEIAKEVEDELNEKLVEVNSYIPDELPFEFNWNSRFHKSALIFGGTVKYKAPAPVLDEQGQLTYYQTKEEHYVVKGADGELTTMSQAEWDRFGPESGMELVLYAGGKNKGEPKTKMVTVPDKERGPKTRIEDHFYKFEGYTKPDPKWESEADKGVYSTAADIIEALGNRGIPFLDAMARVQSLTKDLGTYFIRYDEKKKCHVGMLTMVQLDSIVHHMLNHVNTITGRLASEKPNMQNLSKGNKSRVKEIFESRFPGGKIIQSDFSSLEVYVQAILTVCPALIKDLQAGLDMHCVRLAAKEGMTYEEVYRLAKIEAVPEWDYKRTGAKTFSFQRAYGAGNKTIAEATGMPLEEVEALAKAEDARYPEIGKYFEKLHERIVESREPAGIWMKHPKNGADVQLGRGHSITPDGKRYTYKEHLSADWQAERGILRSFMPTEEKNYEVQGTGGEVAKAGMWLTVRAFYTYKNFNMLALLINQVHDAEYADAHPDVAVKAAALLHACMSEASNFFSWFLQWPIPLPVPTDTVMGHNMGTEEKITDPAFEEMVAKARPWLRKQFMNNYVPTFTH; encoded by the coding sequence TTGAGCAACATCGTTCGGATTTGGGATACGGAAACGTCGATCCGCGAGGAGTATCGCCGCACGGCGAATCCCTTCAGCGAGGAGAACTACATGGTCGCGAACGCTCACGCAGCGTTCAAACTGGCCGACCGAAAAATGCCGGTGCAAGGTACGCCCATGTCTGCGATCTACATTCCAGACTTGGCCGGTGTCGATGCTTCCCGCGAGGACCGCATCGCACATTGCAAGCAGTGGATGGCGACGGACTGGTTCGTCGAGCTGCTGGCTGACACGAAGCTGCTGGTCGGGCACAACATCAAGTTCGACTTGCTGTACGCACTGGCCTCGCCGCACTGCAACCGCCAGCGCAACCGCGATGCGTGGATGGAGTGGGTAGCCAAGGGCGGGCTCGTGTGGGACACGATGCTGGTCGAGTACCTGCTGCAAGGGCAGGCGCAGGAAGCGCAGTTCATCGACCTTGGCTCGACGGCGATCATCTACGGCGGCAACGCCAAGCTCGACGAGATCAAGCTGCTGTGGGAGCAAGGCGTCGATACCATCGACCATCCCCGCGACAAGCTGATGGACTATCTGTGCGGCTGGGAGACGGACGACGGCGGCTTCGAGTACGGCGACATCGGCAACACCGAGCTGATCTTCCGCAAGCAGTACGCACTCGCTGAGAAGCGTGGGCAGCTTCGGTCGATCTTCGTCAACAACGGTGCGCTGATCTTCACGACCGAGTGCGAGCTGAACGGCATCCACGTCAATCAGCCACTCGCCAAGGAGATCGCCAAGGAAGTCGAGGACGAGCTGAACGAGAAGCTGGTCGAAGTCAACAGCTACATCCCCGACGAGCTGCCGTTCGAGTTCAACTGGAACAGCCGCTTCCACAAGAGCGCGCTGATCTTCGGCGGCACGGTGAAGTACAAGGCACCCGCACCTGTGCTCGACGAGCAGGGCCAGCTCACGTACTACCAGACCAAGGAGGAGCACTACGTCGTTAAGGGCGCGGATGGCGAGCTGACGACAATGAGCCAAGCCGAGTGGGACCGGTTCGGACCCGAGAGCGGCATGGAGCTGGTGCTGTATGCGGGCGGCAAGAACAAGGGCGAGCCGAAGACGAAGATGGTCACGGTGCCCGACAAGGAGCGAGGCCCGAAGACCCGCATCGAGGATCACTTCTACAAGTTCGAGGGCTACACCAAGCCGGACCCGAAGTGGGAGAGCGAGGCCGACAAGGGTGTGTACTCGACAGCCGCCGACATCATCGAGGCGCTGGGCAACCGCGGTATCCCGTTCCTCGACGCGATGGCTCGTGTGCAATCGCTGACGAAGGACTTGGGCACGTACTTCATCCGCTACGACGAGAAGAAGAAGTGTCATGTCGGGATGCTGACGATGGTGCAGCTCGACTCGATTGTGCATCACATGCTGAACCATGTGAACACGATCACGGGCCGACTCGCCAGCGAGAAGCCGAACATGCAGAACTTGTCGAAGGGCAACAAGTCCCGCGTCAAGGAAATCTTCGAGTCGAGGTTCCCCGGCGGCAAGATCATCCAGTCCGACTTCAGCTCGCTGGAGGTGTACGTCCAAGCAATCCTGACCGTGTGCCCAGCACTCATCAAGGACTTGCAGGCTGGCCTCGACATGCACTGCGTTCGCCTCGCTGCGAAGGAGGGCATGACGTACGAGGAGGTGTATCGCCTCGCCAAGATCGAAGCCGTGCCCGAGTGGGACTACAAGCGTACCGGCGCGAAGACGTTCAGCTTCCAGCGTGCGTATGGCGCTGGGAACAAGACGATTGCCGAGGCGACAGGTATGCCGCTGGAGGAAGTCGAGGCGCTGGCGAAGGCCGAGGACGCACGCTACCCGGAGATCGGCAAGTACTTCGAGAAGCTGCACGAGCGCATCGTCGAGAGCCGCGAGCCTGCTGGCATCTGGATGAAGCACCCGAAGAACGGCGCGGATGTGCAGCTCGGACGTGGGCACAGCATCACGCCGGACGGCAAGCGCTACACGTACAAGGAGCACCTCTCTGCGGACTGGCAAGCCGAGCGCGGCATCCTGCGCAGCTTCATGCCGACCGAGGAGAAGAACTACGAGGTGCAGGGCACTGGCGGTGAAGTCGCCAAGGCAGGCATGTGGCTGACGGTGCGTGCGTTCTACACGTACAAGAACTTCAACATGCTGGCGCTGCTCATCAATCAGGTGCATGACGCCGAGTACGCCGACGCTCACCCGGATGTCGCCGTGAAGGCCGCAGCTCTGTTGCACGCTTGCATGAGCGAAGCCTCCAACTTCTTCTCGTGGTTCCTCCAATGGCCGATCCCGCTGCCCGTACCCACGGACACGGTAATGGGTCACAACATGGGCACCGAGGAAAAGATCACGGACCCAGCCTTCGAGGAGATGGTAGCCAAGGCCCGCCCGTGGCTCCGCAAGCAGTTCATGAACAACTACGTCCCAACCTTCACACATTAA
- a CDS encoding endonuclease domain-containing protein produces the protein MRRLSKTELTGYRKRWQRENPTCPLCKRTMDEDTVVDHDHKTGECRAVVCRWCNAVLGKIENWAGRIGQGIDPIAFLSATAEYLGVDGPRRGVIYPSHKTEDEKRLARNKKARLTRAKAKRAAAET, from the coding sequence ATGAGGCGTCTCAGCAAGACTGAGCTGACTGGCTACCGCAAGCGGTGGCAACGAGAGAACCCTACCTGTCCTCTGTGCAAGCGCACGATGGACGAAGACACGGTGGTTGACCACGACCACAAGACCGGCGAGTGCCGCGCTGTGGTGTGCCGCTGGTGCAACGCAGTTCTCGGCAAGATCGAGAATTGGGCAGGGCGCATCGGGCAGGGCATCGACCCGATTGCGTTCCTATCCGCGACTGCCGAGTACCTCGGCGTGGACGGCCCGCGCCGTGGCGTGATCTACCCATCCCACAAGACCGAGGACGAGAAGCGCCTCGCCCGCAACAAGAAGGCACGGTTGACCCGTGCGAAGGCCAAGCGTGCGGCTGCTGAAACTTGA